From a region of the Monodelphis domestica isolate mMonDom1 chromosome 8, mMonDom1.pri, whole genome shotgun sequence genome:
- the LOC103097807 gene encoding zinc finger CCCH domain-containing protein 15-like, translating into MERRKADFKAGKALMISGQEVFEFCPELVDDDDEETDDTRYTQGTGSDEVEDLIRINYIDLSQYVPKDVDETGITVPSLEKFSTYTVEKDDNKLSEALGGEAENGEQSDLEENNEGQENGVIGAVPVDENLFTGEDLDELEELNTLDLEE; encoded by the coding sequence atggaaagaagaaaagcagactTTAAGGCAGGAAAAGCACTAATGATCAGTGGCCAAGAAGTTTTTGAATTTTGTCCTGAACtggttgatgatgatgatgaagaaacaGATGATACTCGATATACTCAAGGAACTGGTAGTGATGAGGTTGAAGACCTAATAAGAATAAATTATATAGATTTGAGCCAGTATGTCCCAAAGGATGTGGATGAGACTGGTATTACTGTGCCTAGTCTTGAAAAATTCAGTACATATACTGTAGAGAAGGATGATAATAAATTGAGCGAAGCTTTAGGAGGTGAGGCAGAAAATGGAGAACAAAGTgatttggaagaaaataatgaaggacAGGAAAATGGAGTGATTGGTGCTGTTCCTGTTGATGAAAACCTTTTTACTGGAGAGGATTTGGATGAACTTGAAGAATTAAACACACTTGACTTAGAAGAATGA